The Macrobrachium nipponense isolate FS-2020 chromosome 24, ASM1510439v2, whole genome shotgun sequence genome segment AGTACCTGAAGATTAACGGGGACCTTTCTCACCCAAggtcgtgacagagagagagagggaatgggtgtgggcaaacaattcccatagtgacccttcattttattgttttcttggttttcttttatggccacataCCAGtaacgtcacaaatatgcgcagtaacgcTGAGACGGTCTGACCTGGTATTCTTAGACCTTGGTAGAGACCAGCCATCAAATTTTACCCAAGGCTATgtcatttaaataaatgaaaagcggAGGAAACCTTTTATATGACTGGAACGACACTTATAAGGGCTAACACCAACTCATTGAAACGACACTGTAACGAGGGTAAGAGGGGGTGGTCTTCCCGAAACCCTAATCAACAGCTTTCCAATAGACGTAAAACGAAATATAAAACGTAGGCCAAAGATCAAGCTAAGTGAcccatgaggttattcagcactaaAGAGGAAACTTACTAAGAGTAAAGAGGTTTGTAAGGTGTAAGAGAGAGAATACCTATAAAAGTACAGCAAcaagaatgaaaggggatgcagctatggaTCATAAGGACGCCACAAGATGTCTGAAGTAAGCTAATGCCTACACGCGGtacactgaaggcactaaccgTCATACGGAGCTTCCAAAAAAGTAGCAAAATAGAATGGCGTAAATATATATTCACGATACCTAATGCTATGAagaattataatagaaaattactAGTATGGCAAACTGCTAGTACCTAATACACAATATATTAATACGTATTGTAAAATATTAACCATTAACTTAAAATGCGTTACAAAATGACGTAATAAATCCAATAAACTCTCTGTAGTTAAAACGTCTTATGGTTCAAGAAACGTGTGGCATTGAACTTAACTAGTATTAGACTtttacacagggtgtccataaagtcccagtgccattacaagtatttattgcccagaatggtactgggattttatggacacccgtACAAGTATAGGTAGTAAGTAGCTATACAGATAAAGTTCCTTGTTACTTTTATCCTCTCAGTTCTACTTTCTCTAGTTCTAAGTGACGAGGAAAAACAGAcacaatataataaagaaaatactaatgaagcagaatatatataaaggtgaaaaTGGTCGATTTACCGATATAATGCACAGAGGACTATACATCTTCACCGAATGGAAGGTAAGCAAGGAATGAAATTCAGTGGAGCAGTGAATGACAGTTCAATGTCGccagagtagtagtagtagtaatagtaggttAGGATAGCCTTTGAAAcggcttctcttcttcctcctcctcctccattactctttttattcttctttgtttaatttgtttttttttttttttttttgtctctgttATGCCACAATTCTTTTGATAAATGATAaatctttcttttttcagtttcacTCTTTTCAGCAGATCTGTAAATAAAGGCATATTAGACatcaattcctctttattttcctggTATGGCTGCTACCTAGTCTAGCCATAATGGTcagtattcttttttatttcttaaatattttttaattctataccagatttcttctctacATGTGCTTCTATGAACAAAAAACGAAGCCCAGATATGAAAGTATTGGCTAAATTataataaacttgaaaaatatgGTCTTTTAAACATTAGTCCAGCGGTCTTAAATGCTAGCTGGATTTAAAAAAAGTGTTAATCTCAGTTCTaaagtaaaacagaaaatatcttaGGCCTATGGTCACACTACAGCCCCGTGGACATTTGTTCTTGTTGAAATAATCTATGAATACTTATACCTTCTAGACTAACTCAGAAGGGAAATTAATTATAGCTAATTTAACTTGCAGGATCCAAGTCGCTTGTAGGATATTTAGCAATTGTTTATGTCAGTGGTACCTGTAAGGTTATAAGGTTCTCGAAGGAAAAACTATGTTAGTAAAGACAGATTTATCACAAATCAAAGGAAATATCAAAATTCAGGTTATGGTTTCAgagtttttaatataatttcactGGATTTCAGCTATAGGCCTAGATTTGGAGAGCATTTCGTCCTATAACAAGACGAAATGGTGTCCAAATGATGCCCAAGAAAGACCCTCGTAAGAGGGAACGTTAAACGGGTTCATTTCTCTTCTATAGAATATCATGCATATCCTTTTtgttatatatagagaatatgacTAGCTGGAACTAGACTGAGTATAGGCCTACATATACACTCAGAGTAAGTGAATGGTTTCTTCGTCTCCTGCAAACTGCCCGTGGAAGGTGGAGGTGACGGCGCCCTTGGCTTCGAATTCGACCCTGCCCATCTCCTGCCACGTCCTAGGATCGAGGACGAGGAGGGCGACGTACTTGGGATTGTCCTGCAAGGAATTCATAGGATGCTGTGATTAGTCGcaggaattggaatatagaattggCCATTTATCTAATGAATTTtactatatactctctctctctcttcatctctctctaccTTATCCAGCAGGGACGACAAGATGACTCCGTGGTCCTCCTCCGTAGCGTCTGGAGCAGCGACAAAAATTGGTTCGCTGACTAGTTTGCCCTCTTCGTGCCATAGCTGCGTTTCGCCTGTCTGGACATTCATCTTGACCAACTGTAATTAAAGAGtatatattcttattaaataGAATTACGTAGatacataaataacatatatatggaGGCATCCATCAACACCGGTCCAGCGAAATGTTTTGGTGGATCCTCACCTTGCAGAACTGCACGCCACGTGGGCTGACCTCGACACCGTAGCAATACGTGTACTCCTTGCCGTTGTGCTTGTAGTTGATTCGTGGGAGGTCGAAGAACTGGTCGGATATGACCTCTCCGTTGACCTCGATGCCCTTGTCCCTCTTGTAGGCGGTACATTTCGTCCCTTTGAGCGTCACTGGAAGAGTTAGAATGTTCAGTTACAGATACAGGTCTACAAACCCAAGGTTTAGTCCTCCTGTGAAGCAAAGATAATTTAGAAAGAAGGGCAGGACACCCACCTAGATTGGTGTCCTTGGGAGCCTCCTGCACGTTCAGAGGGAGGACGAAGCGCCTGTTCTGGGGCATCGTGTTGTGGCTACACTCGAAGTCTGGGTTCTCCAGATTTTTCAGCATGAGCTGGTACACAGTCTGGAATAGAGTGAAAAAACAGGCTTCCAGTAATGAAATAATTGTCTAAACAGACTCATATATATTTAGGAATGGCATGGAATATGAAATTGAGGTTAAAAgtcaagcactgtgacctataaggtcattcattgttgtgtaaagaaggtttgaaagaggTCACAGTAAAGGAATATGAAAGGGACCGCAGTTATTGCCCTAAGGGACTCCTCGAAGAGCCTAAATTAGTGCCTATACAGTGCCTAATTATTTAGATAAGAATAGCAGACAGTATCTCTGCgaaattttttaaatagaattagATTACAAAGCAGGACTCACGTCTCCATTATCCATGCAGGCCAGATCAACCACCAGCTGCCCGTCTTTCTCGTACGCGTTAGTGTGGTGGAACGTTAGGAAGGCGTCGGCCTCGTAGGAAGTCTTGAGGACTTCGCCGGTGTCCCGTCGCACGACGCGGAATTTGGTCTGAGGGGATAGAAGGATactacatcatcatcaacatatctctctctctctctctctctctctctctctctctctctctctctcctctctctctctctctctctctctctctctctctctgaacataaTAGGATGCACACTCCGTTTGTCAGTCTGGTATTAGTACTAGCTACTACTGTTAGATTTAAGAGTAAcgtcctgaagaagaagaagaagaagaagaagaagaagaagaagaagaagagggggagtaggagggggaggagaatgaggaggaggagtttacaaggattaggatgtctcaaagacttctttGTCCATCCGAGgggacatcttgtgctcacttatctgtagaggcaggttttactgttcattcaaaaGTGTcccaatgaggaggaggaggaggagagaggagaggaggaggaggagaggagagagagagagagagagagagagagagagagagagagagagagagagagagagttttgagtcTATACAGACTATACTACAATGATCGTGAATAAGGTGTCTTTTAGCTCAGACTCACATTACTATTTTCAGAGTATATTCCACATACAAATAGGCCTGGGAAAAGATGATAAGTAAACTCAagatacagacatacataaaaaCAGAGGGCAGACCCATTGCTTAttgaaagaaggagaagaagaagaagaagaagatgaggaagaagaaagaaagggacaTTGCAAGACAAGGCGTTTGGTCtccttgtttttatatatatttttaatctcgAACAGTCTCTAAGGACCCCCAATCTTTTTACCTTCTGGTCCCCGTACCACTCGACGGCGCCGAAGTAGGGCTTCCCGACGTAGTGGTTGACGAAGAACTTCTTCAGGTTGAAGACGAAGGGCTGCTCGACGAAGATGAAGTAGTTTTCGGTGATGCCGAAGGAGTGATAATACGAAGGGTACATCTTCCACTGGCATGGGATGCTCACGACTATCTCAGCCTGCTCTACAGAGGTCAGTTTCTTGCCTGGGGGCATGTGGGGAGAAACAGGctatagaactctctctctctctctcaacattcctCAGTGCTCCATGGTCTCTTCATGGGAGACAgagataaaactctctctctctctctctctatctctcgtctctctctcttctcatcttctctcctctctcctctacctctcatctcgctctctctctctctctctctctctctcatacgaccACAGctactagatataatatattcacattCCTCATTGCTGCTCCATGGTCTCTTCATGGAAACAgagataaaaattctctctctctcctctctctcccctctctctctctctctctctctctctctctctctctctcaaaatctcgacatgaaagtaaaaaaatatataaaaaggctgTGTTATATCATCATCTCTGTAAATTTGTAAATTCCTCAAACTATCTCACCTATACAATGCTATATACacaattttctatataatttagCCTAAAAATCTCTATTAACAAACTATAGCTGAGTCCTACTTGTGTTTTAAGTGAAACTTGTTAAGTAAGATACTTATGAGACACATGTAAAGTACGGTATCTATGAATCATCGTATGAGAGCAGTATATATCTGTCTGTTAGTTATCTATTGTAAATCTGGGGGGTTCATCTCTCAACCCCACcacccacgtttttttttttttttttttttttcatagaaataaaatgtcaaaacgcTACCTTTTTCATTCTTAAATAGGCACCCACAAATggagtccttttttttctttttatcaattcCTACCGTTAACTTCCTTCGGAGGAGGGAACTTGATGATGTTGTAGGTGGGACCCTTTTTTCCCGCGAAAAAGTTCCCCATGTTGTAGACCGTCCCGTCTGGGTCTACGTGGGGATGAGCCGTGGCGGTATTGACTGCTACGTATTTGTCCAGGTTCGTCTGTTTGGGCAAAGAAAGATGTCTTTATCAACtacgataaaattaataaaaatatacgtTTAAATGTGGGCCTATAAGTAGCGTATAGTAGATATTACAACCCCCAATAAACAGTACTCGAGTTGGTCTAGCGCTGGAACGGCTATACAAATAAGCACTGGAAGTCAACATTCCAGTATTCCAAAAGCACCAGCTTCAAGTTAATGGCTGTCTCTGATAAAACTGGGAGTAAATTGggcaaagtaataaaaatatacgtTTAAATATGGGCCTATCAgtagtgtatagtatatattaaaacacCCAATAAATAGTACTAGTCGTTCTAGCACCGGAATGGCTATACAGGTCAACATTCCAGTATTCCTGTCGTAGAACAGTTTAAGAAACAGGGCAATGTAGATGTGAAAATGACAATTCCAAGGACGTGTCCAACACCAGCTTTAAGTTACTGACTGATTCCGATAAAACTTGGAATCATGTGGCTTTTGGAATATAGTACTGGCAGCAGAGAGCCACCTTGCTTTAGACCAACGATTCCAGCTCCTTGGAAGTCAGATTTCGTTTATAGTCTTCTACCTTTTCCCCGACGGCATCCAGAGTCTCGGGGTCTACCCTGCGCATGTTCTTCGTCTCCGTCAGGGCGTAGAGTTCGTCCCCGAAGTAACAGACGCTCACGACGCAGTTGTCTGTGGGATCCATGGAGCCGGGTGGGGTGAAGACGCTCATGAAcctacaataaaaacaaccattttgttttttaggtttttataaatacttttgaGAACTTTCAAGTAGCGACTTTTGTGAGCAGTTGAAAG includes the following:
- the LOC135205838 gene encoding carotenoid-cleaving dioxygenase, mitochondrial-like, with translation MGKGKTGEKKKSLATNSDSSLVWLRQCEEETVSPVTGKLSGHLPSWLNGKLTRNGPGKIQYGDTRFNHIFDGSSYLHQFNIKDGDVTYQSRFLQSDTYKKNSRANRIIVSEFGTASYPDPCKNIFQRFMSVFTPPGSMDPTDNCVVSVCYFGDELYALTETKNMRRVDPETLDAVGEKTNLDKYVAVNTATAHPHVDPDGTVYNMGNFFAGKKGPTYNIIKFPPPKEVNGKKLTSVEQAEIVVSIPCQWKMYPSYYHSFGITENYFIFVEQPFVFNLKKFFVNHYVGKPYFGAVEWYGDQKTKFRVVRRDTGEVLKTSYEADAFLTFHHTNAYEKDGQLVVDLACMDNGDTVYQLMLKNLENPDFECSHNTMPQNRRFVLPLNVQEAPKDTNLVTLKGTKCTAYKRDKGIEVNGEVISDQFFDLPRINYKHNGKEYTYCYGVEVSPRGVQFCKLVKMNVQTGETQLWHEEGKLVSEPIFVAAPDATEEDHGVILSSLLDKDNPKYVALLVLDPRTWQEMGRVEFEAKGAVTSTFHGQFAGDEETIHLL